Part of the Cellulomonas taurus genome, GGCACGTGACTGCGGGCCTGCGCCGGCGGGCGGACCAGGCGCAGCCGCGGCGCGCTGCGCGGCGTCGAGTCCGGTTGGACCGACGGCCGCGGGAGTGCCCGGGCGCGGACTGCCTGCTCGGCGCTCATGCGGTTCTCCTGCCGTGCGTGGTGTGGGGCGTGAGGTGGGACGGGGTGGGACGCAGTCGCTCCGCGGCCCGCAGCCGGACCGACTGGGAACGCGGGTTGCGGGCGAGTTCGGCCTCGTCCGCCTCCTCGGCGCCGCGGGTGAGCAGGCGCAGGTACGGGGCGTGGTCCTCCGGGATCACCGGCAGCCCGGGGGGCGCACTGGTGGTGGCACCGGCGGCGAACGCCCGCTTCACCAGGCGGTCCTCCAAGGACTGGTAGGACTCCACCGCGATCCGGCCGCCGATCAGCAGAGCCTCCACCGCGGCCGGGATCGCCCGGGCGAGGACGGCCAGCTCGTCGTTGACCTCGATCCGCAGCGCCTGGAAGGTGCGCTTGGCCGGGTTGCCGCCCTTCTGCCGCGCGGCCGCCGGGATGCTGGCCCGGATCAGGTCGACCAGCTCGCCGGAACGCAGGATCGGGGTGGTCTGCCGGGTCTGGACGATCCGGCGGGCGATCCGGCCGGCGAACCGCTCCTCGCCGTACTCGCGCAGGATCCGCACCAGGTCGGACTCGTCGTAGGTCGCCAGCACGTCGGCGGCGGTCCGGCCCCGGGTCGGGTCCATCCGCATGTCCAGCGGGGCGTCCTGGGCGTAGGCGAAACCGCGCTCCGCCTCGTCCAACTGCAGGGAGGACACCCCCAGGTCCATCAGGACGCCGTGCACGCCGGGCAGTCCCAGCTCGTCCAGCACGTCCGGGATCTCGTCGTAGACGGCGTGCACCGGGGTGAACCGGTCGCCGAAGCGGGCCAGCCGGGCCGAGGCGAGCTCCAGCGCCTGCGGGTCGCGGTCGATGCCGATCACCCGCACGGTGTCGATGGCGTCCAGCACACCCTCGGTGTGACCGCCCATGCCGAGCGTCGCGTCGATCATCACCGCGCCCGGCTGGGACAGCGCGGGGCCGAGCAGATCGAGGCAGCGTTGCAGCAGTACGGGCGTGTGCCGACGGGCGGCGTCGCTCGTGCTCATGCGCTGGTCCCTTCTGCGTGCTGGTGACGGTGTTGGTCGGACGGCCCCTCCAGCCGTCCGACCAGATCCCCCACCGGACCTCTGCCACCGGGGAAGTGGCGTCAGAAGAACGGGGAGAGACCTCATCGGGCGGATGCGGGACTGCTGGTGGTGCGGGCGGTGCTGGTCGAGCTGGTGCTGCTGGGTCGAGCGGGTGGTACGGGGTGGGTCAGAACGCGCCGCCGGGGAAGACCTCCTCGGCGGTCTCGGCGTATCCGGCCTCCTGGGCTGCCAGGTAGGTCTCCCAGGCCTGCAGGTCCCAGACCTCGACCCGGGTGCCGGCACCGATCACCGCGACGTCCCGGTCGAGACCGGCGTACGCCCGCAGCATCGGGGGGATCGAGACCCGGCCCTGCTTGTCCGGCACCTCGTCCGAGGCTCCGGAGAGGAAGACGCGCAGGTAGTCACGGGCTTGCTTGCTGGTCACCGGCGCCTGGCGGAGCTTGTCGTGCATCCGCGCGAACTCGTCGAGCGGCAGCAGGAACAGGCAGCGGTCCTGGCCCCGGGTCATCACCAGACCCTGGGCGAGTTGCGGACGGAACTTGGCGGGGAGGATCAACCGTCCTTTCTCGTCCAGGCGCGGGGTGTGGGTGCCGAGGAAGGGGACGCCGGTGCCGAGCCCGGCCATCGCCTGCTCCAACCCCATGACGTCACCTCCCCGATGCGTCGTCGCGGGCACCCGTCGGCACCCGATGGCCCCACGGTACTCCACTTCGCTCCACCTGCATCGGTGCAACGGGTGAATTTCGTGCGTCCGGATCGTGTTTTCCCTGGTCAGCGCGCGGGGAGCGATGTGGAGCGATTTCGAGCCCAGCGCGTCGCACCGGGGCGACTTCTCGGCTTCTGGGGTGGTTTGCCGGGTCCGACCGGGCACCCGCGCACCCCGGAGGGGAGGGATGTGGAGGATCACCCCCCACCACCGGGCCGCTCGCCCGTACGCTCATCCCCACCACATCCGACTGAGGGGTTCTCCATGCCACACCCGGACCGGGACGACACCGCCGAGCTGCTCGAGGTGGCCGCCGCCATGCGCACATCGGTGGAGCGCGTGGTCACCGGGCGCCCCGACCTGGTCCGGATGACCGTCGCCGTGCTGCTCGCGGGCGGGCACCTGCTGCTGGAGGACGTCCCCGGGGTCGGCAAGACCACCCTCGCCAAGGCCATCGCCCGCAGCATCGACTGCACGGTGGGCCGGGTGCAGTTCACCCCGGACCTGCTGCCCGGCGACCTGACCGGCGTGACGATCTACCGCGCTGCCACCCAGGAGTTCGAGTTCCGGCCCGGCCCGCTGTTCTCGCACGTGGTGATCGGCGACGAGATCAACCGCGCCTCGCCCAAGACCCAGTCGGCGTTGCTGGAGTCGATGCAGGAGGCCCAGGTCACCGTCGACGGGCGCACCCACCCGCTGCCCCGCCCCTTCCTGGTGATCGCGACCCAGAACCCGGTCGAGATGGAGGGCACCTACCCGTTGCCCGAGGCGCAGCGGGACCGGTTCATGGCCCGGCTCTCGCTCGGGTACCCCTCGGCGGCCGACGAGCTGGCGATGTTGGAGGTGCAGGAGACCTCCGACCCCCTGGCCGACCTGGCACCGGTCACCGATGCCACCCAGGTGTCCCGGCTGATCGAGGCGACCCGGGGGCTGCACGCCTCCGCCGCGGCCAAGCAGTACGTGGTCGACCTGGTGGGCGCCACCCGCGCCGACGGTGCGCTGCGCCTGGGCGCCTCCCCGCGCGCGTCGATCCAGCTGTTGCGTGCGGCGAAGGGGCTGGCAGCCGTGGACGGGCGGTCGTTCGTCCTGCCGGACGACGTGCAGGAGCTCGCCGTCCCGGTGCTGGCCCACCGGCTGATCCCCTCCGCCGAGGCCCGGTTGGCCGGTCGCGGACCGCAGGACGTGGTGCGCGACCTGGTCGCCCGGGTCCCGGTGCCGACGGTCCCCGGCGAGGACGACCGTCCCGGCCGGGTGTCGCTGCGTTCCGCCCTGCGCTGATGCGCTGGCGTCCGACCGCTCGCGGCGTGGGCATGGTCGTGCTCGGCCTCGCGGTGATGGCGGCCGCGACCGCGATCGGATCGACCGACCTGCTGGTGCTCGGGGCGATCCCGGTGCTCGCCGCCGCGGCCGGATGCGCCCTGCTGGTGGTCGAGTTGGCGCGTGGCCGTCGCCGGGGCCACGAGGTGCGCCGCACCGTCCGCCCGGACCCGGTGCACGCCGGGCGGATCGCCGAGGTCGAGGTCGAGGTCACCGGTCACCGTGCCGAGCAGCTCCGGCTCCGCGAGCAGGCAGCCACCGAGCTGTCCGGCGGACGACCGTTGCGCGCCCGGGTCTCCCGCACCGACGACCGGATCCGGCTGCGGTACCAGGTGCTCGCCGGACGGCGCGGGCGGTGGACGATGGGGCCGCTCACCGTGACCCGCACCGACCCGTTCGGGGTGGCCAGCATCCGGGGAGCGCTCGGCGTCGAGCAGGACCTCAGCGTGTGGCCGGACGTCGAGGAGCTGCCGGTGCCGCGCACCCTGCTGCTGGCCGAGCCCGACCGCGCCGTCACCGGTGCGCACTCCCCCGGTTCGGACGACGCGGCACTGCGCGAGTACCAGGTGGGTGACGATCTGCGCCGGGT contains:
- a CDS encoding AAA family ATPase, with amino-acid sequence MPHPDRDDTAELLEVAAAMRTSVERVVTGRPDLVRMTVAVLLAGGHLLLEDVPGVGKTTLAKAIARSIDCTVGRVQFTPDLLPGDLTGVTIYRAATQEFEFRPGPLFSHVVIGDEINRASPKTQSALLESMQEAQVTVDGRTHPLPRPFLVIATQNPVEMEGTYPLPEAQRDRFMARLSLGYPSAADELAMLEVQETSDPLADLAPVTDATQVSRLIEATRGLHASAAAKQYVVDLVGATRADGALRLGASPRASIQLLRAAKGLAAVDGRSFVLPDDVQELAVPVLAHRLIPSAEARLAGRGPQDVVRDLVARVPVPTVPGEDDRPGRVSLRSALR
- the rsmH gene encoding 16S rRNA (cytosine(1402)-N(4))-methyltransferase RsmH; amino-acid sequence: MSTSDAARRHTPVLLQRCLDLLGPALSQPGAVMIDATLGMGGHTEGVLDAIDTVRVIGIDRDPQALELASARLARFGDRFTPVHAVYDEIPDVLDELGLPGVHGVLMDLGVSSLQLDEAERGFAYAQDAPLDMRMDPTRGRTAADVLATYDESDLVRILREYGEERFAGRIARRIVQTRQTTPILRSGELVDLIRASIPAAARQKGGNPAKRTFQALRIEVNDELAVLARAIPAAVEALLIGGRIAVESYQSLEDRLVKRAFAAGATTSAPPGLPVIPEDHAPYLRLLTRGAEEADEAELARNPRSQSVRLRAAERLRPTPSHLTPHTTHGRRTA
- a CDS encoding DUF58 domain-containing protein — encoded protein: MRWRPTARGVGMVVLGLAVMAAATAIGSTDLLVLGAIPVLAAAAGCALLVVELARGRRRGHEVRRTVRPDPVHAGRIAEVEVEVTGHRAEQLRLREQAATELSGGRPLRARVSRTDDRIRLRYQVLAGRRGRWTMGPLTVTRTDPFGVASIRGALGVEQDLSVWPDVEELPVPRTLLLAEPDRAVTGAHSPGSDDAALREYQVGDDLRRVHWPSSARRGSLLVRTDEHAGVRTASVLLDPSPEGEALEWSIRMAASAAIALQAAGHPTRLLTDGPHPGTGDRTALLDATVDLVGQPDRDAADRSLLAQIRTVEGTDGGVGLVVAVLGPQHPTLRAALAGLSTARPCWAIVRGTGEEATATARDLLRAGWRTVQVEVGADLTATWLSLGSVA
- the mraZ gene encoding division/cell wall cluster transcriptional repressor MraZ, with translation MAGLGTGVPFLGTHTPRLDEKGRLILPAKFRPQLAQGLVMTRGQDRCLFLLPLDEFARMHDKLRQAPVTSKQARDYLRVFLSGASDEVPDKQGRVSIPPMLRAYAGLDRDVAVIGAGTRVEVWDLQAWETYLAAQEAGYAETAEEVFPGGAF